From Enterococcus wangshanyuanii, the proteins below share one genomic window:
- a CDS encoding SGNH/GDSL hydrolase family protein: MKKISYVLAGAAVPIIIFVLYFFFAATPAKEKLMEAAESSTVETTYPTTNDVSTNVPDKLIYAPMGDSLSAGWIVEKEEEKFTSVLADELSKEFDIAIDQKGIFKAGEKASGLGISSIEEIKEQKPDLVTIEYGTNDILAHKDDQSLIQFEANISHIVTELQAERIFIVLVTTWNRDQKLSQRYDDVLFKVGAKYEVPVANIRGLWTTRTDTIDPKKYPNILDKKEIEKDMHPNTKGHEEIAQRIFQTIEQPFSEYLNEKYGINK, translated from the coding sequence ATGAAAAAGATTAGTTATGTATTGGCTGGCGCAGCTGTTCCTATTATTATTTTTGTACTCTATTTTTTCTTTGCCGCAACTCCTGCCAAAGAAAAGCTGATGGAAGCTGCTGAATCAAGTACGGTTGAAACAACCTATCCAACAACAAATGACGTCTCAACGAATGTACCAGATAAACTTATATACGCTCCGATGGGTGACAGCTTGAGTGCTGGCTGGATCGTTGAGAAAGAGGAAGAGAAATTTACTTCTGTCTTAGCGGATGAACTTTCGAAAGAGTTTGATATAGCCATTGATCAAAAAGGTATTTTCAAAGCAGGCGAAAAAGCCAGTGGTTTGGGGATATCCAGCATTGAAGAAATAAAAGAACAAAAACCAGATTTGGTAACGATCGAATATGGTACCAATGATATTTTAGCTCATAAAGATGATCAAAGCTTAATTCAATTTGAAGCAAATATTTCTCATATTGTTACAGAGTTGCAGGCTGAACGCATTTTTATCGTTTTAGTGACTACTTGGAATCGCGATCAAAAATTATCCCAGCGCTACGATGATGTTCTTTTTAAAGTTGGAGCAAAATATGAGGTGCCAGTTGCAAATATTCGTGGTCTATGGACTACACGAACAGATACGATTGATCCAAAAAAATACCCGAATATACTTGATAAGAAAGAAATCGAAAAAGATATGCATCCAAACACCAAAGGCCATGAAGAAATCGCTCAACGGATTTTCCAGACGATCGAACAGCCTTTTTCAGAGTACCTAAATGAAAAATATGGAATAAATAAATAA
- a CDS encoding DUF975 family protein, translated as MKSQITNAMHREQARISLKNQWGTMAWITFLAVFIRFIIGSVVGGIANFPQDSGGNNVMSFLLNNFLFFAITYGTYFCALQVLRGKRVQANMLTTIFQGKFYLPMLLINFTQTIIELLLNLLVLLPILISYGATIYFGLMFNTVTVNQFQTEMTGDISLALLLIIFGLLMILVSVFVSGVFQFAVWVKIDDPELSVSDSLKYALYLMKGRFGQYLLLQLSFIGWFIIGALVLGIGLLWVIPYHDVAIASFYDAARDEKGAPEVID; from the coding sequence ATGAAAAGTCAAATTACAAATGCGATGCACAGAGAGCAAGCACGGATTTCCTTGAAAAATCAATGGGGAACGATGGCTTGGATTACATTTTTAGCAGTTTTTATCCGCTTTATTATCGGTTCAGTCGTAGGAGGAATCGCTAATTTCCCACAAGATAGTGGGGGAAATAATGTGATGTCTTTCTTACTGAATAACTTTCTATTTTTTGCGATTACGTATGGTACGTATTTTTGCGCACTGCAAGTCCTTAGAGGCAAACGTGTGCAGGCAAATATGCTAACAACGATTTTCCAAGGGAAATTCTATTTGCCGATGTTATTGATCAATTTTACTCAGACTATTATCGAACTTTTGTTGAATCTACTTGTGTTATTGCCCATTCTCATTTCGTATGGTGCGACGATCTATTTTGGTTTGATGTTCAATACAGTGACAGTCAATCAATTTCAAACTGAAATGACAGGAGATATTTCCTTAGCTTTATTATTGATCATTTTTGGTTTACTGATGATTTTAGTCAGTGTGTTTGTTAGCGGTGTGTTCCAGTTTGCTGTTTGGGTGAAAATCGATGATCCTGAGTTATCAGTTAGCGATTCACTTAAGTATGCTCTGTATTTGATGAAAGGACGTTTTGGCCAATATTTACTTTTACAGCTGTCATTTATCGGCTGGTTTATTATTGGAGCATTGGTACTTGGCATCGGTTTGTTATGGGTGATTCCTTATCACGATGTAGCAATCGCAAGTTTTTATGATGCAGCCCGTGATGAAAAAGGAGCACCAGAAGTTATCGATTGA
- a CDS encoding exodeoxyribonuclease III, with product MKCISWNVNGLRAVVKKNFMDVFNELDADFFCLQETKLQEGQIDLDLPGYYQYWNYAEKKGYSGTAIFAKQEALSVRYGMGLEEHDQEGRLITLEYPEFFMITCYTPNSQNELKRLDYRMTWEDAFRAYLNDLGKEKPVILCGDLNVAHQNIDLKNWKTNQKNAGFTPEERQKFTELLDSGFIDTYRYFNPDQEGVYSWWSYRFNARKNNAGWRIDYFVVSDGLKEQLIDAKIYTDITGSDHCPVEVDLAF from the coding sequence ATGAAATGTATCTCATGGAACGTCAATGGCTTAAGAGCAGTTGTAAAGAAAAATTTTATGGATGTCTTCAATGAATTAGATGCGGACTTTTTCTGCCTGCAGGAAACGAAGTTACAAGAAGGACAAATCGATCTTGATCTACCTGGTTATTATCAATACTGGAATTATGCTGAAAAGAAAGGCTATTCCGGAACAGCGATTTTTGCGAAGCAAGAAGCCCTGAGCGTCCGTTATGGTATGGGACTTGAAGAACACGATCAGGAAGGTCGTTTGATCACATTAGAGTATCCAGAATTTTTTATGATCACTTGCTATACGCCCAATTCTCAAAATGAATTGAAACGTCTGGATTATCGCATGACCTGGGAAGATGCTTTTCGTGCCTATTTGAATGACTTAGGCAAAGAAAAACCGGTGATATTATGCGGTGATTTAAATGTGGCTCATCAAAATATCGATCTAAAAAATTGGAAAACTAATCAAAAAAATGCTGGTTTTACACCTGAAGAACGTCAAAAATTCACTGAGCTTTTAGATAGTGGCTTTATCGATACTTACCGTTATTTCAACCCGGATCAAGAAGGTGTCTATTCTTGGTGGAGTTATCGTTTCAATGCGCGAAAAAATAATGCTGGCTGGAGAATCGACTACTTTGTTGTTTCTGACGGTTTGAAAGAGCAATTGATCGATGCAAAAATTTACACTGACATTACGGGAAGTGATCATTGTCCAGTAGAAGTCGATTTAGCTTTCTAG
- a CDS encoding M42 family metallopeptidase, which translates to MDQKEEQMLIELTNAKGVPGNEGEVRDLFKKYAEPFADKIIYDGLGSIIAKRSGDKEGPKVFFSGHLDEVGFMVTQITDKGFIKFQTLGGWWGQVMLAQQVQIKTAEGKVFHGVIGSKPPHVLTQEARKQPYEVADMFIDIGASSSEQVAEWGIKPGDMITPYIEYRRMNDTKFMLAKAWDNRIGTAVSLKVLENLAEQGHPNVIFAGSDVQEEVGLRGAQTSTHLVDPDIAFALDTGTAGDTPGMTPKEADSDLGKGPQILIFDASMIPHKKLRDFVIQVAEENDIPFQYTVITGGGTDAGRMHLTRNGVPSLAITVPVRYLHSHTSMIHEDDYLNTVKLVTEVIKRLDQETVAKIREY; encoded by the coding sequence GTGGATCAAAAAGAAGAACAAATGCTGATTGAGCTTACGAATGCCAAAGGTGTACCCGGAAATGAAGGAGAGGTCAGAGACCTATTCAAAAAATATGCGGAGCCTTTTGCAGATAAAATCATATATGATGGATTAGGCAGCATTATTGCTAAACGTAGTGGCGATAAAGAAGGACCCAAAGTCTTTTTCTCAGGTCACTTGGATGAAGTTGGTTTTATGGTGACTCAAATCACGGATAAAGGCTTTATCAAATTTCAAACGCTTGGCGGCTGGTGGGGACAAGTCATGCTAGCACAACAAGTACAGATCAAAACCGCAGAAGGCAAAGTGTTTCATGGAGTGATCGGATCGAAACCACCGCATGTATTAACGCAAGAAGCGCGAAAACAGCCATATGAAGTAGCGGATATGTTTATCGATATCGGTGCATCAAGTTCAGAACAAGTTGCTGAATGGGGTATCAAACCTGGGGATATGATCACACCGTACATTGAGTATCGTCGAATGAATGATACAAAATTTATGCTGGCTAAAGCTTGGGATAATCGTATTGGGACAGCTGTATCGCTGAAAGTGTTGGAAAATTTAGCTGAGCAAGGACATCCTAATGTTATCTTTGCTGGAAGTGATGTACAAGAAGAAGTCGGTCTGCGTGGCGCTCAAACCAGTACCCATTTAGTTGATCCAGATATCGCATTCGCACTTGATACAGGAACAGCAGGAGATACACCGGGCATGACACCGAAGGAAGCTGATTCTGACTTAGGTAAAGGGCCACAGATTTTAATTTTTGACGCATCGATGATCCCACATAAAAAACTGCGTGATTTTGTGATCCAGGTAGCGGAGGAAAATGATATTCCTTTTCAATATACAGTTATCACAGGCGGCGGAACGGATGCTGGCAGAATGCATTTGACTCGAAATGGTGTTCCTTCATTGGCAATTACAGTGCCAGTTCGCTACTTACATTCACATACATCAATGATCCATGAAGATGATTATTTGAATACAGTTAAGCTAGTAACAGAAGTGATCAAGCGATTAGATCAAGAAACAGTCGCGAAGATCCGTGAGTATTAA
- the ahpC gene encoding alkyl hydroperoxide reductase subunit C, with product MNLINTKLLDFECDAYQDGDFIKVSTADVLGKWSIFFFYPADFSFVCPTELGDMQDHYDHLKELNCEVYSVSEDSHFVHKAWADATDTIGKIKYPMLADPNGKIARFFGVLNEELGQAYRGTFIVSPEGEIKSYEINDMGIGRNADELVRKLEASQFVAEHGDKVCPANWKPGEETIAPSLDLVGKI from the coding sequence ATGAACTTAATCAACACAAAATTATTGGATTTTGAATGCGACGCGTACCAAGATGGAGACTTTATTAAAGTTAGTACAGCAGATGTTTTAGGCAAATGGAGCATTTTCTTCTTTTATCCAGCTGACTTTTCATTTGTTTGTCCAACAGAATTAGGCGATATGCAAGATCACTATGACCACTTAAAAGAATTGAACTGTGAAGTCTATTCTGTGTCAGAAGATAGCCATTTTGTTCATAAAGCATGGGCAGATGCGACAGATACGATCGGCAAAATCAAATACCCGATGCTAGCTGATCCAAACGGTAAAATCGCTCGTTTCTTCGGTGTTTTAAATGAAGAGTTAGGTCAAGCGTACCGTGGCACATTTATCGTCAGCCCAGAAGGCGAAATCAAATCTTACGAAATCAACGACATGGGAATCGGCCGTAACGCAGACGAATTAGTTCGTAAGCTGGAAGCTTCTCAATTTGTTGCTGAACACGGAGATAAGGTTTGTCCAGCAAACTGGAAACCAGGTGAAGAAACGATCGCGCCAAGCTTAGACTTAGTTGGTAAAATCTAA
- a CDS encoding MBL fold metallo-hydrolase yields MNITVLGCLGAYPYKGEGTSSYLLESDGFQLLLDAGSTTLVNLEEHIDPLALDAVILSHYHHDHIADLGVLQYYRQLYPVMEPTPVLPIYGHTDDQIHFEALNMPNVSKAVPYFEAEELKIGPFLITFMKTIHPVPCYAMRFVEEKTGKVFVYTGDSGYLESFIDFAEDADVFLADTYLFEGNEHHHAHFTSKESGEIAKAAHVKMLVLTHLPQHGSLEELKEQAQKAAGDQVEVCLAEKNLVITI; encoded by the coding sequence TTGAACATTACCGTTTTAGGCTGTTTAGGCGCATATCCATATAAAGGCGAAGGAACAAGTTCGTATTTGCTGGAATCGGATGGGTTTCAGCTTTTATTGGATGCAGGAAGTACGACGCTTGTAAATTTAGAGGAGCATATCGATCCGTTGGCACTTGATGCTGTGATCTTGTCTCATTATCATCATGATCATATCGCTGATTTGGGTGTATTGCAGTATTATCGCCAATTATATCCAGTGATGGAGCCGACGCCTGTTTTGCCGATTTATGGACATACAGATGATCAAATTCATTTTGAAGCATTGAATATGCCGAATGTGTCAAAAGCGGTGCCTTATTTTGAAGCAGAAGAATTAAAAATAGGTCCATTTTTGATTACCTTTATGAAAACGATCCATCCAGTTCCTTGCTACGCCATGCGATTTGTAGAAGAAAAAACAGGTAAGGTTTTTGTTTATACGGGAGACTCAGGTTATTTAGAAAGCTTTATTGATTTTGCTGAGGATGCGGATGTCTTTTTAGCAGATACGTACTTATTTGAAGGAAATGAACATCATCATGCCCATTTTACGTCCAAAGAATCAGGAGAAATCGCTAAAGCTGCGCATGTTAAAATGCTTGTTTTGACTCATTTACCTCAACATGGTTCGTTAGAAGAACTAAAAGAGCAAGCGCAAAAAGCAGCTGGAGATCAAGTAGAAGTTTGTTTAGCAGAGAAAAATTTAGTGATTACTATTTAA
- a CDS encoding FAD-dependent oxidoreductase, protein MSQEIYDLIVIGGGSAALSAGIYAGRAMLDTLIIEKDKIGGQVTTTSEIVNYPAIRATTGPELMEDMRLQALDFGVDFTTDEIIDVDLSQTVKTVKSATKTYQAYAVIIATGASARKIGFPGEVEFTGRGIAYCSTCDGEFFQGLDIFVLGGGYAAAEEAVYLTRYGKSVTMIIREPDFTCAKLTAEAAKQHPDIKIVYNTEVKEITGDDFVRKAVFFNNETGEETTYEAPEGSTFGMFVFAGNKPSTEIFEGKVELDRGYVPTNENMETNVPGVYAAGDLRIKELRQIVTAVADGAIAATSAQKYVTEEKTKAGLPIVNARLEARLEKQRAEKKEVKPKEQKPAKTSGNNTWFPDAMREQLGGIFGKLTKNVTLLQIMDSSAEKSLELNSFLTEFASLSDKILLETIQQGEKTDLEEQYGIDKLPSVVVLDDQGTYTGIKFSGIPSGHEVNSIVLAVYNVGSEGQPVEAPVVAKIKELPKKKVQIFVSLTCHYCPDVVASCQRIASLNHNVEAEMIDIGVFPELKTEKKIMSVPAMIIDDEEIVFGSKNMEEIIEILEK, encoded by the coding sequence ATGAGTCAAGAAATTTATGATTTGATCGTTATTGGTGGAGGATCGGCTGCTTTATCAGCTGGAATCTATGCTGGGCGGGCGATGCTTGATACATTGATCATCGAAAAAGATAAAATCGGCGGGCAAGTGACTACTACATCTGAAATTGTGAACTACCCGGCGATCAGAGCAACAACAGGTCCTGAATTAATGGAAGATATGCGTTTACAAGCGTTGGACTTTGGTGTGGACTTTACAACAGATGAAATCATTGACGTTGATTTAAGTCAGACAGTTAAAACAGTAAAGTCTGCAACTAAAACCTATCAAGCCTATGCAGTGATCATTGCTACAGGGGCTTCTGCACGTAAAATCGGTTTTCCTGGAGAAGTAGAATTTACTGGTCGTGGAATCGCTTATTGCTCAACCTGTGATGGCGAATTTTTCCAAGGATTGGACATTTTTGTTTTAGGCGGTGGTTATGCTGCGGCTGAAGAAGCTGTTTATCTAACTCGTTATGGGAAATCAGTAACGATGATCATTCGTGAGCCTGATTTTACTTGTGCGAAGCTAACAGCTGAAGCAGCAAAACAACATCCTGATATCAAGATCGTCTATAACACTGAAGTAAAAGAGATCACAGGAGACGATTTTGTCCGTAAAGCAGTCTTTTTCAATAATGAAACGGGTGAGGAAACAACCTATGAAGCACCAGAAGGCAGCACGTTTGGTATGTTTGTCTTTGCTGGGAACAAACCAAGTACAGAAATCTTTGAAGGTAAAGTTGAGTTAGATCGCGGCTATGTGCCAACCAATGAAAATATGGAAACAAACGTACCAGGTGTTTACGCGGCTGGAGATCTTAGAATCAAAGAATTACGCCAAATCGTTACAGCTGTTGCAGATGGTGCAATTGCAGCAACAAGTGCACAAAAATATGTGACAGAGGAAAAAACAAAAGCTGGTTTGCCGATCGTTAACGCGCGCTTGGAAGCCCGTTTGGAAAAACAACGTGCTGAAAAGAAAGAAGTAAAACCTAAAGAGCAAAAACCTGCAAAAACCAGTGGAAACAATACATGGTTCCCTGATGCGATGAGAGAACAGCTTGGCGGAATCTTCGGTAAATTAACGAAAAATGTAACATTACTGCAGATCATGGACAGTAGTGCAGAAAAATCACTTGAACTAAATTCATTCCTGACTGAGTTTGCTTCATTAAGTGATAAAATTCTTTTAGAAACGATCCAACAAGGCGAGAAAACTGATTTAGAAGAGCAATACGGTATTGATAAATTACCAAGTGTTGTTGTTTTGGACGACCAAGGAACATATACTGGTATCAAGTTTAGCGGTATTCCAAGTGGCCATGAAGTCAATTCGATCGTATTAGCTGTTTATAATGTAGGAAGCGAAGGCCAGCCGGTAGAAGCACCAGTTGTCGCTAAAATAAAAGAGTTGCCTAAGAAGAAAGTTCAAATTTTTGTCTCTTTAACTTGTCATTATTGTCCAGACGTTGTTGCCTCGTGTCAGCGAATTGCGTCACTGAATCACAATGTCGAAGCAGAAATGATCGATATTGGTGTTTTCCCAGAATTAAAAACAGAGAAAAAAATCATGAGTGTACCAGCAATGATCATTGATGATGAAGAAATTGTTTTTGGATCAAAAAATATGGAAGAAATCATTGAGATTTTAGAAAAATAA
- a CDS encoding alpha/beta hydrolase, whose translation MKQERTVKSWMIQLFSMAALMLLFIFLGQKSLIVFADKSLENNQPTAIQTPTIMVPGTNGTVDRFDGLIKALKVNEQSEVLKVTVATDGTASFSGKLSPSSEHPIIVVAFDDSSDDTLAIQGKWYQQALEAIQKKYTFKTYNYLGHSNGGLVITSYLENFRLADDPELNKLITLGTPYNGTSSKENDAVTNFSEVKQVSQSLTSYVQKRHELPSTIKMLNIAGEIENDATDGTVPVQSVFSGRMIYQESITDYQELLIQGEKTKHSELVENTEVIQQLRSFFWEK comes from the coding sequence ATGAAACAGGAAAGAACAGTTAAAAGCTGGATGATTCAACTTTTTTCAATGGCAGCGCTCATGTTGCTGTTCATTTTTTTAGGACAAAAAAGTCTGATAGTATTTGCTGATAAATCACTTGAGAATAATCAGCCAACGGCCATTCAAACACCGACGATCATGGTTCCTGGGACAAACGGAACAGTGGATCGCTTTGATGGATTGATCAAAGCGTTAAAAGTAAATGAGCAGTCAGAGGTTTTAAAGGTAACCGTAGCGACTGACGGAACAGCTTCTTTCAGCGGAAAGCTTTCACCATCATCTGAGCATCCGATCATTGTGGTTGCTTTTGACGATAGTAGCGACGACACATTAGCTATTCAGGGAAAATGGTATCAACAAGCACTGGAAGCTATACAAAAGAAATATACCTTTAAGACCTATAATTATTTGGGACATTCTAATGGCGGACTAGTGATCACTTCTTATTTGGAAAACTTTCGTTTAGCAGATGATCCCGAATTGAATAAACTGATAACTCTTGGAACACCATATAATGGTACTTCTAGTAAAGAGAATGATGCAGTCACTAATTTTAGTGAAGTAAAGCAAGTTAGTCAGTCATTAACGAGTTATGTCCAAAAGCGACATGAGCTTCCTTCGACGATCAAAATGCTGAACATTGCTGGAGAAATCGAAAATGATGCAACGGATGGAACTGTTCCAGTCCAAAGTGTTTTTTCAGGAAGAATGATTTACCAAGAAAGCATAACTGACTATCAAGAATTATTGATTCAGGGAGAAAAAACTAAGCATAGCGAGTTGGTCGAAAATACGGAAGTCATCCAACAGTTACGATCCTTCTTTTGGGAGAAGTAG
- a CDS encoding endonuclease III domain-containing protein, with translation MTNDEQKIKILNNLVAHYGYQYWWEQENRIADWVSMILIQQTTEKNANKALDNLTPHLTVESLLTIDLKTLQELIRPAGFYKQKSGYIKALIEWFASHDADLEKFRSYPTEVLRKELLAIKGVGGETADAMLLYIFERNVFIADQYAMRLFTRFGYGPYKNYEAMRREFNHLTEQISHQQCKEWHAAIDVHGKQFSKNKKMDERFLLA, from the coding sequence ATGACAAATGATGAACAAAAAATAAAAATATTAAATAATTTAGTCGCTCATTATGGGTATCAATATTGGTGGGAACAGGAGAATCGGATCGCTGACTGGGTATCGATGATTTTGATCCAGCAAACAACCGAAAAAAATGCGAATAAAGCGCTAGACAATTTGACACCTCATCTTACCGTGGAGTCTCTACTGACGATCGATCTAAAAACCTTGCAAGAATTGATTCGCCCAGCGGGTTTCTATAAACAAAAAAGTGGCTATATTAAAGCACTGATCGAATGGTTTGCTTCACATGATGCTGATCTTGAAAAATTTCGCTCTTATCCAACTGAGGTTCTCAGAAAAGAACTTTTAGCAATCAAAGGAGTGGGAGGAGAAACTGCTGATGCGATGCTCTTATACATCTTTGAAAGAAATGTCTTTATTGCAGATCAATACGCTATGCGCTTGTTTACCCGCTTTGGTTACGGTCCTTATAAAAATTATGAAGCAATGCGCAGAGAATTCAATCATTTGACTGAACAAATTTCCCATCAGCAATGTAAAGAATGGCATGCAGCAATTGATGTTCATGGAAAACAGTTCTCTAAAAATAAGAAGATGGATGAAAGATTTCTGTTAGCATAA
- a CDS encoding lipoate--protein ligase: MIFVPNENNDPRVNLAIETYLLKEKPLDEPILLFYINDPSIIIGRNQNTIEEINKEYVDEKGIHVVRRLSGGGAVYHDHGNLNFSFIMPDDGNSFRDFAKVTQPIIQALHELGVSGAELKGRNDLVIDGMKFSGNAMYATAGRMFAHGTLMFDSDIDEVVNALKVRKDKIESKGIKSVRSRVTNIKPFLPEEKQGMTTEEFREDILLKIFGVDSVDQVKTYELTDDDWEKINKISDEYYRNWDWNYGKSPAFNLERRHRFPIGAIDAQMNVEDGEIKEIKIFGDFFGLGEIKDVEEILTGTKYEKAAIEEAVEKIDVKKYFGNIEKADLVSLLY, encoded by the coding sequence GTGATTTTTGTACCAAATGAAAATAATGACCCAAGAGTAAACTTAGCAATCGAGACATATCTTCTAAAAGAAAAGCCATTGGATGAACCGATATTATTATTTTATATCAATGATCCATCGATCATCATTGGTCGTAACCAAAATACGATCGAAGAAATCAATAAAGAATATGTGGATGAAAAAGGGATCCATGTTGTTCGTCGTTTAAGTGGTGGCGGTGCGGTGTATCATGATCACGGCAATCTGAATTTCAGCTTTATCATGCCGGATGATGGCAATTCCTTCCGTGATTTCGCTAAAGTCACACAACCGATCATTCAAGCGCTTCATGAATTAGGGGTTTCTGGTGCTGAGTTGAAAGGTCGTAATGATTTAGTGATCGACGGCATGAAATTCTCAGGTAATGCGATGTACGCAACTGCCGGCAGAATGTTTGCCCATGGAACCTTGATGTTTGATAGCGATATCGACGAAGTAGTCAATGCTTTAAAAGTTCGTAAAGATAAAATTGAATCAAAGGGAATCAAGTCTGTACGTTCACGTGTAACGAATATCAAACCATTCTTACCCGAAGAAAAACAAGGAATGACGACAGAAGAATTTCGTGAAGACATTCTATTGAAAATCTTTGGTGTAGATTCTGTCGATCAAGTAAAAACATATGAATTGACTGATGATGACTGGGAAAAAATCAATAAAATATCTGATGAATATTATCGTAATTGGGATTGGAATTACGGCAAATCTCCTGCGTTCAATTTAGAACGCCGCCATCGCTTCCCAATTGGTGCAATCGATGCTCAAATGAATGTAGAAGATGGTGAAATCAAAGAAATCAAAATTTTTGGAGACTTTTTTGGCTTAGGTGAAATCAAAGATGTCGAAGAAATTTTAACTGGTACAAAATACGAAAAAGCAGCGATCGAAGAAGCTGTCGAGAAAATCGACGTGAAGAAATATTTCGGCAATATCGAAAAAGCTGATTTAGTCTCATTGTTATACTAA
- a CDS encoding O-methyltransferase — protein sequence MRNEMMHRPVVKKELVDFMRDKQKKIEGELGVIEEEAHEAGIPVIPHETVVFLQFFLDQMKPKNILEIGTAIGFSSSLMAQYVGEEGHVTTIDRFDVMIRKAKATYKRLGLEEKVTLLEGQAAEILPTLTGPYDFIFMDSAKSKYIEFLPECLRLLRVGGVLMVDDVFQAGTILDPIEEIPRSQRTIHRKLNQFLDTVMTYPDLTSTLLPLGDGVIMITKNKELTE from the coding sequence ATGCGAAATGAAATGATGCATCGACCAGTTGTCAAAAAGGAACTTGTCGATTTTATGCGAGATAAACAAAAGAAAATCGAAGGTGAATTAGGTGTGATCGAGGAAGAAGCTCACGAAGCTGGCATCCCAGTCATTCCTCATGAAACAGTGGTTTTTTTACAATTTTTCTTAGATCAAATGAAGCCTAAAAATATTTTGGAAATCGGGACTGCAATCGGTTTTTCTTCTAGTTTGATGGCACAATATGTCGGGGAAGAAGGGCATGTCACGACGATCGATCGATTTGATGTGATGATCAGAAAAGCAAAAGCTACTTATAAACGCTTAGGTTTAGAAGAGAAAGTGACCCTACTTGAAGGACAAGCTGCTGAGATTTTGCCTACATTAACAGGTCCATATGATTTTATTTTTATGGATAGTGCAAAATCAAAGTATATTGAGTTTTTACCTGAATGCCTGCGATTATTACGTGTAGGTGGTGTTTTAATGGTTGATGACGTGTTTCAGGCTGGAACGATCTTAGATCCGATCGAAGAGATTCCTCGTAGCCAACGGACAATTCATAGGAAGCTAAATCAATTTTTAGATACTGTGATGACTTATCCAGATTTGACTTCAACTCTATTACCATTAGGTGATGGTGTAATCATGATCACTAAAAACAAAGAACTAACTGAATAA
- a CDS encoding 3'-5' exonuclease: MNFYSIDFETASYAKHSACSVALVKVENSKIVDEYYSLIKPETDFFWKNIQIHGIKPEDVADAPKFPDVWQQIQACFKPNSLVVAHNAPFDCGVLAGCLDYYGIAQPNYLSLCTVKTSRKLFPEMPNHKLNTVCENLDIQLNNHHDALEDSRACAEILLYQEKHFGVEPLKKLVTIK, from the coding sequence ATGAACTTTTATTCCATAGACTTTGAAACAGCCAGCTATGCAAAACATAGTGCCTGTTCAGTCGCTTTAGTAAAAGTAGAAAATAGTAAAATCGTTGATGAATATTATTCGTTGATCAAACCAGAAACAGATTTCTTTTGGAAAAATATTCAGATCCACGGCATCAAACCAGAAGATGTAGCCGATGCACCTAAATTTCCAGATGTTTGGCAGCAAATTCAGGCTTGTTTCAAACCAAATAGCTTAGTCGTTGCTCATAATGCCCCATTTGATTGTGGTGTTTTAGCTGGTTGTCTGGATTATTATGGGATCGCTCAGCCGAATTATTTATCTTTGTGTACAGTCAAAACAAGTCGCAAGCTATTTCCGGAAATGCCGAATCACAAGTTGAATACTGTTTGTGAGAATTTAGATATCCAACTAAACAATCATCATGATGCGCTTGAAGATAGTCGTGCCTGTGCTGAAATTTTACTTTATCAAGAAAAACATTTTGGCGTAGAACCTTTGAAAAAACTAGTAACGATCAAATAA